The window CTAGTTGGGAGAGGGAAATCGAAAAATCACGacgcattaatgacaccactactCGAGTtacacaccacattaatgacgtaATCGCAGAGTCACGCCGTATTAAAGAACtctaacaaatgaaaaaatacgAAGGACACAAACTCCATGGAGGCATACATGATCTGTCCCCTTGGACtgatggtataaatagcaagtcttAGGTACGAAAAAATCTCTCTTATCCCTAgactttttcatttatttataaaatttcaaaagaatttactaactttggtatcagagacttcCTGATCCCAAGGTCGCCCTCTTCTAGTTGCCTTCTCTAGTATCTTTTGcatgtccatttctaaaaacttgAGTTTTTGGAGTCTAATCCAAAAGTGTGTGAAATACAACGTTAAcagtttttgttattttgttaattacGATCGAGCTGATCACACGCGCAGATCAATCACATGATTTTGCATATTATGTGTAATGATTCATAGTCTCATGGAAGTTTAAAAAGCAGGTTAATTACGATCACCAGATCTTCAGCTGAGGCTGCCGGTCGATGGCTTCTACTTGTGAATTATTGTACTGGCTTAGTGTTACCTACCTTGTTTAAGGCTTTGTCAACCAATGTTCCATTAGTTTACtcttttgtgaaaacaaattaagTTGTACATCCAACATATTGTTGCCAACCCATGCTATTGTTCCACAGGAGGACGAAACATATAGATATTGGTTGCCATTTAGTTTGGGACTCGGTGCATTAATTGATGAAATCGAGGCTGCATATACTGTACTCATGCTAGATATGCATGATTGTATATCTGCAACTTAgtaatatgtttttctttagagtaatattagatataattatgacTACATTTGGAtcataaaatactctcaactcatcattacaattttttcaaatctcaacaaaaaatataataaacaattcaactttttcaaatctcaaaataataataatattaaaaaataatattctaacaatattttatcaactcaactcaactcacctcaacatccaaactcaccctatgAGTTATATGATTGTCGCGCActcattttggaaaaaaaaaatagaatttattattaaataataacaatTGTCTATACATCTAGACGAGACAGGGGTGCTTAACATTCATGACATTCCATACGGAGGAGACGTATTATTCCATCCATACGCATTCATGATACTCTACAATAACAAGTTTGGTTTAATTGTTAACGTTGATGGCTTTTCGTCTTACTATATCTCAGTTTTTCTAATTGAGATGTTCTGAATAATCCCGAGTAATTGATTACCCAAGTattatatgatcatgatcagtctTTGTGAAGCGTTTTAATTATAAGATCTTTTCTGAAATCTTTGCCAATAGTTTATCTTCTATGATTCCTTCCCGATTTATTACTTATATTGAGACATTCTTAAATTGTAGCAAGCTAACTAATTTCCCCATGATGTTTGAACCTCTTTTGTTGAAaatcgacaaaaaaaaaaaaaaaagaaaaaaaaaagagttttcgGATGAAAGAGTGATCAATTTCTGATCTGTGCCGGCTGCCAGTAgattagggtgagtttggatcccaaactcatctcaactaatcattacaatttttttaaatctcactataaaatataataaacaatttaactttttcaaatctcaaaataataataatattaaaaaataatattttaacaatattttatcatctcaactcaacttaactcacttcaacatctaaacacacccTAATactcatttagatttttttccatcatgcttttgcctattcttctagggtttttttaaTGAAGGCAATGCTAAAAAAATGGTTAAGGATGTCATCATGCAAACCTGCTAATGAAGTTGGTACAGGCCAGCATTCAAAACACATGATGTTATAGCACCTGATCATGAATCATGATATATTACCCATGCATTAGCTTGAAGTGAAGAGTGATCGACCGTTTGAATTCAGAGaggagttgagataattttagatgagttggataaaatattgttagaatattattttttaatattattattattttgaaatttaaaaaagttaatttttttattatattttataaaaatttgaaaaaattataatgataagatgagatgaattgaaatgaattttcaatccaaaccaaaGCTTTTACatcatcaaagattcaaaagtattttaaaaatgatttttctttcgaTGTTATAACTCCAAACCCCTTCATTCTCATGTTTGAAATTCAATTTGCAATTTTCCCTTTAATCTAGAAAGATATCTAGGGATCTATTACACGTAGAGAAATGTTGACCGCTTGATAGAAATAAACGTCAAAACGGACCGAATAACCACATCATCAGCCTTGGGAACGGCCACACCTTAGTTAAAGTGGCCGTTCCGAACCCTCGAGGTAAAGGACACCCTCTAGCTTTCAGAGTTGAAATTCTTCGCGGCATTTCTATGGAGACCGGAGGTAGCAGCGAGAGCCCAGCGGAGCCTAAGAAAGGCAAAACCAAGACGCCCAGGAAACCTAATGAAAGCCTTCTCAAGCAGAGTCagtatttctctttctctcgcacatgcaaactatatatgtatttatgtaccGTCTATATATCCCTTGGGATGATTTGGTTTGCTTGTCGCTTGCAGAGTCTCCTGCTGAGTTCTTTGCAGAGAACAAGAACATTGCTGGGTTTGATAACGTTAGTCTCATtcacttgttttttcttttaatattctttcctttcattttaattttagtaagcTTTAAGcgaatttttttacttaacaatatcatcaaatttgaaaaaatttgttcTCTGTGTTAATCTGATTTTTGGGAATTGGTTGGTGGTGAATTTTGATAGGAAATTCCAATTTTGAGTTTGGAAATTAGAGTCGGAATTTAGCAATTCacggtttttatttttattttttttatagtttctcATCAATGTACTTTATGATTGACTCAAACCTCGTCCAGAAGGAAACATACTGTTTAACATTTTATAAACCTTAAGTTTGTTATACGTTAATATTCAGAGGTTTGGGCAGACCGGATGTAGGTCGTAAATTGTTAGGCATTTCCATCCCTATTGAAAACCACTGAGTTTGAAGTAACGCTTGCTtgtttttgttctctcttccGTTCTTCTGCTATGTTTCTTCTAATTCTGTTTgtcattattattttgtggaTTTCAGCCTGGAAAATGCCTTTACACCACTGTTAGAGAACTTGTTGAGAACTCACTTGATTCTGCAGAGTCCATATCTGAGCTTCCCTTGGTAGAAGTAACGATGTAAGGGTACTTGTTCATGAACGGATGATCATGCAAAGCGAAGGGAATTATGCATAATAGTTGAAATATTTGTTATACTTGAGAACTGTTGTATGTAATTTCACTAATAAATGATGTGCCTAAGAAGTATGGCTTTCGCTGAGTCATTTCAAGCAGAAATATATGAGTGTGAATCTACAGTATGTTATCTTGAAATTGACTTGGCTGTTGCAGCGAAGAGATACGGAAAAGCCAGTTTAATTCCATGATTGGTCTTGTTGATCGGGAACGAGTTGATGAGGAATTATATGATGACTATGAGACAGCTAAGGCTCGAGAGGTGTATATGCTTGTATttggtcttttctttttttctcccaaATTTGTAGAAAATTCATCATGTTGTCTTTTGTTTTCTGGCATGCAGAAACGTTTAGCCAAGGAAGCTCGAGCTCAAGAAACACAAGCAAAGAATGCTACCCTTGGGAAGAAAGTCAAAGAGCCTTCAGTTTCAAAGGGTATGAAGGGTCGAGGTGAGGCTTCGTTTTACAAGGTGACATGCAAGGTGTGACCAACTTTCCTTCTCGACCTGCTTCTTCCATGCAAATGCTTAATTTGCGTGGTCTTTAGTTTGCTGATTATATTGGTCTGATTAGTGGACTGATTCCAAACTTGTTTCTGAAGCTGTAAAATCACATctgtaaatgattttatttgtagGATAATGGGAGAGGAATGCCACATGATGATATCCCAAATATGTTTGGACGAGGTTTCATTCTTGCTTGCTAGCTCAACTTTCCATTTGACAGAGATTTGTATGCGCATGGGTTTCAATTGTTTTCTTAAATAGAAGAGCACTTGATACTTTGTTATACCTCTTGAACCTAGTTGCCACTGTGTTTATTCATGCAGTTCTATCTGGGACAAAATACGGCCTAAAGCAGACACGTGGAAAGTTTGGTCTTGGTGCAAAGATGGTGATTTTTTACTATTTCTTGCAAATATGCATGGCTCTTCATCTATTGTACTATATGCAACTATTCTGCTTTGCTCTCCAAATACAGATCTCAgctttattttctgcatttgcCAATAGCTTTAGGGTGCATTAAGCTGTCCCATGGGAATTTAATGACTGCACTGTATTTTACATAGAAATGGAGTTCCAAGGTAtacttttgagaaaaaaaaaaaaaaccagagaaTCCTAAGGTATGAATGAACCACCTTGATGTTAGGGGTGTGCTATGGGTGAATGACTACATGGCTGCATGGACGGCAAATAAGGaagttaattgtttttattttaatcatggGGACAGCTGTATAAGAATCATCAATgaagtattttcctttcaaaccttGTGTTTGATAGAGGCTAGATTACCTCTAAATAACTTCTCGTTTCATATTTTCAAGCCAAAATAGGTGATAGACGCAGCAAGGATCCGTCATGTTTTTTTCGAACAGCGTCTATAAATTCAATCTATTATGCAGTGTCGTAACAGGGTGTATGTTATatgttaaaatgttataaaatacaGTGAGAAGGAAACCTACTAGCTTAGATTCCCACACAAAGAGAAGCTTAATTGCATCTTCTAGTTGGTATGCTTGTCCCCCTGAAATTTAGAGCAGCGCACGATATAATTCAATTCATATTTGCTTATGCAGGCATTAATTTGGTCTAAGATGAGTACTGGACTTCCTATAGAGATATCATCATCAATGAGGGGCCAAAATTATACTTCATTCTGCAGACTTGATATAGATATTCAACGGTATGACTTGACTTTTTAAAGATCACCAAGCTTTAACAAAGTTAATATCTATGTGACATCATGACGTTTTATCTGAAGTTCTATGTAAGTATGTTTGGTCATGGGACTTGTTTTAAGCTCCAAACATTACAAAAATGTTCTCAGTGGTTTAACTCATGTTCATAGTCATAAAGATGCCTCATGTAATTTTTCAGGAATATCCCTCACATTCATGTACATGAGAAACGGGACAACATGAATCGGTGGCATGGAGCCGAAATTCAAGTAGTCATCGAGGGAAATTGGACAACGTACCGTGTATATTTCTTTCCCATTTCTAATATATCATCTTAGATTCAGAACTTCTGGAGTACTCCAAACTTATGCAATATGATTTTATCATGTTTGACAATAATGATTGAGAAACTTCATGGGTGCATTTTTATGTTAACTAAAAAGTTTTCTATGGGTGTGCGCAGTCCAAAATCTTGCATTACATGCGACAAATGGCTGTTATAACCCCTTATGCCCAATTCCTTTTTAAGTTTGTATCAGATACACCTGagtaagtctctctctctctctctctcttctgagCCAGTACAGATGCACATAATTATCTTAATCTCTCTGTTGTACTTGCATGTTATGTTTTTCATGTAGAAAGAATGTTACCATAAGATTTGCTCGGAGAACAGACGTAATGCCTCCAGTTCCTCTTGAGACGAAGCACCATCCCTCGTCTGTTGATTTGCTACTAATCAAACGTCTGATTGCAGAAACTTCAAAACAGAACCTTTTGCAGTTTCTGCAGCATGAATTTGTGAATATACCTAAAGCATATGCAGAACGATTGATTGGTGAGGATCAGCATCTAAGTTTTTTTAGTCGATTGGTAAGAGCACATGCTGCTCTGGCTGTAATTTTATGCTGCTATTTTACATTGATAATGAAGCAAGCTTTGGAGGTCTTTGGTTTACTCGTCTGCCAGTGGCAGATAAAGCAGCTATAAAAACTATGCCTGTCAATTGAGTTGGTGATTTTGGATTAGCTGCTAGGATATTGGGTTGTTTTACTCTCTTTCAAACAGTAAACTTTTCAACCATCTTTGCTCATGCTAGTGCCCTCAGAATTTCTTGGATTTCTTGCAATATGTGATTGAATaccataaaatttatttgtattatgcCTCTTATTGGTGCTGTTGGTAAATCTCCACAGAAAGAGATTCTCTTTTATTGCTATAAAGCAGTTAGAATAGAAGTTTATATTGTCCAAATTTTATGGTGAATGCGGAGATCTTTTGAACAGAGCAACTATGTTCAAGAGGCTAGCATATTCTGTACAATTGTATGTTAGTGAAACTGAGAGTTGGCACAATGGCAGAACTCAAACAATTATATCAGTATTGGATTATAGGGGAGCAAGAACAATTGATTGAGCTATGTACATATATGCTCTACTTATCCCCTGCCTTATGAGATCATATTATAATGAACAGATACCAATGATTGGCTGATACTGATTTATTGCCTACACCTCAGGATTCAAGTCcatctttcttaaattttattcttcaacATATACTGAGGAAGCTCTTGGAGTGTTCCTTATTTTGACtgggaaaaaataagaaaagagaagatATTGTACTGTGGCATAAAGATCAAACCCCTTCTGCCAACATGGTTGGTAGTAGACAGTGGGTCAATGTTAAAATTCTTTAGACATCCATTTGTGTCAGGTCTTATATAGACACTGGAATTGGATAAGAATCATTTAAGCATCTAATCAGAAATATCATTCtatcaaataaatgtttttcTGGTTCTTAGGAGTTCTTAGGAGGAATCAAAGAGTTGACCGACTTTTATCCATCTTGGATAACAAGAATGTGTatatcttttcttaatttttcatCCATGCATTACTTTTTGATAGTTACTGACCTTTTGCTACCGATCAAAAAAGTTACCAAGCTTTTGAGGTTTTTGAGTTCTgctaaaaatggaaaaaaatagaggacaGCTAAAGTTCTTGTCCACCACAGCATGTTGTAGTGATGTGTGGCCAGGTCTGTATAAGAACCCTACGGCAAATACGTGCAGAATCTGCTCCTTTTTATACCACCATTTTTGCTACATTTGATgcttcattttgattgttaaaACTATGGAGCTGTTGCTAAATCTGAATAATTCAGCCTAATTGTCAATAAGTTTGAATTATTTGTGGCCTCGGTTATTGTTGCTTTCGTTGTTAGATACCGAAGTTGATTTACTGTGTGGTGATCTTTCTCAGGTGAAATGGGCCCAGAGTTTAACCCCAAAATGCCTGTCAAGTCTCTAACATCTCAACAGATAGTTCGCATTCATCAGTTGTTTCGTCAAGCTAAGTTTGATGACCCTAGTGGTGATGTAAGCCTTTGATCAGTAGCATTCAGCTATTCTGTTAATTTGATTTTGGTCTCGTTTTAGTTTCTGATATGTTATGTTGCTTTACATATCCTTCATATTCATAGCCATTAcacattatttttctcatttttcgtATTACTTAGAACCTGTTTTCAGTGTCTTAGTCCTGCAGGTGAATACAATCTTCGTCTTGGGATTATAAAGGAGCTGCATCCAGACATGGTAGCAACTTATTCAGGCAGGTTGTATTTATACCTGAGTTTTCTAGatctgttatt is drawn from Juglans regia cultivar Chandler chromosome 5, Walnut 2.0, whole genome shotgun sequence and contains these coding sequences:
- the LOC109006936 gene encoding DNA topoisomerase 6 subunit B isoform X1: METGGSSESPAEPKKGKTKTPRKPNESLLKQKSPAEFFAENKNIAGFDNPGKCLYTTVRELVENSLDSAESISELPLVEVTIEEIRKSQFNSMIGLVDRERVDEELYDDYETAKAREKRLAKEARAQETQAKNATLGKKVKEPSVSKGMKGRGEASFYKVTCKDNGRGMPHDDIPNMFGRVLSGTKYGLKQTRGKFGLGAKMALIWSKMSTGLPIEISSSMRGQNYTSFCRLDIDIQRNIPHIHVHEKRDNMNRWHGAEIQVVIEGNWTTYRSKILHYMRQMAVITPYAQFLFKFVSDTPEKNVTIRFARRTDVMPPVPLETKHHPSSVDLLLIKRLIAETSKQNLLQFLQHEFVNIPKAYAERLIGEMGPEFNPKMPVKSLTSQQIVRIHQLFRQAKFDDPSGDCLSPAGEYNLRLGIIKELHPDMVATYSGSAQVFEGHPFIVEAGVSVGGKDVKQGLNIFRFANRIPLLFEQGADVVTRTVLKRINWGSYKINHIQDRIGVFVSIVSTKIPFKGTGKEYIGDDITEISTAVKSAIQQCCIQLKSKIVKRMQAREQQERKRNLSKYIPDATGAVYDVLREMAQSHVSKKKRYDDEDAEVLSKVSARVITKETLREKLAQHVEQVDYEMALEYATQSGVTEEPREAIYIDSLEAEKKFIDLHSPIFVFRLFTK
- the LOC109006936 gene encoding DNA topoisomerase 6 subunit B isoform X2 → METGGSSESPAEPKKGKTKTPRKPNESLLKQKSPAEFFAENKNIAGFDNPGKCLYTTVRELVENSLDSAESISELPLVEVTIEEIRKSQFNSMIGLVDRERVDEELYDDYETAKAREKRLAKEARAQETQAKNATLGKKVKEPSVSKGMKGRGEASFYKVTCKDNGRGMPHDDIPNMFGRVLSGTKYGLKQTRGKFGLGAKMALIWSKMSTGLPIEISSSMRGQNYTSFCRLDIDIQRNIPHIHVHEKRDNMNRWHGAEIQVVIEGNWTTYRSKILHYMRQMAVITPYAQFLFKFVSDTPEKNVTIRFARRTDVMPPVPLETKHHPSSVDLLLIKRLIAETSKQNLLQFLQHEFVNIPKAYAERLIGEMGPEFNPKMPVKSLTSQQIVRIHQLFRQAKFDDPSGDCLSPAGEYNLRLGIIKELHPDMVATYSGSAQVFEGHPFIVEAGVSVGGKDVKQGLNIFRFANRIPLLFEQGADVVTRTVLKRINWGSYKINHIQDRIGVFVSIVSTKIPFKGTGKEYIGDDITEISTAVKSAIQQCCIQLKSKIVKRMQAREQQERKRNLSISQMLQVLCMMF